A stretch of Pseudoprevotella muciniphila DNA encodes these proteins:
- the gltX gene encoding glutamate--tRNA ligase yields the protein MAERKVRVRFAPSPTGPLHIGGVRTALYNYLFARQNGGDMVFRIEDTDSNRFVPGAEEYILEAFNWLGIVFDEGVSFGGDKGPYRQSERRDIYKKYVDILLEEGKAYIAFDTPQELEAKRNEIKNFQYDASTRGMMRNSLTLPKEEVEALIAAGTQYVVRFKIEPGEEVHVRDLIRGDVKISSSVLDDKVLYKSADQLPTYHLANIVDDHLMEISHVIRGEEWLPSAPLHVLLYRAFGWEDTMPQFAHLSLLLKPDGKGKLSKRDGDRLGFPVFPLLWKDPKTGEESRGYREDGYLPEAVINFLALLGWNPGTDQEILSMEELINQFDITKCSKAGAKFDYVKGQWFNHEYILQKPDAELMPHFQKILKENGIEVPDERAQKVVELMKSRVNFIKELWPLCSFFFEAPTTYDEKTTRKRWKAHSPKQMSELLEVVREIDDFSIENQEAVVHGWIEQKEYKMGDVMNAWRLMLVGEGKGPGMFDITAFLGKEETLSRMEKALKELPAAPTE from the coding sequence ATGGCAGAAAGAAAAGTTCGTGTACGTTTTGCCCCGAGCCCTACCGGTCCGCTACACATAGGAGGAGTGCGCACAGCGCTCTACAACTATCTGTTTGCGCGCCAGAATGGTGGCGATATGGTTTTCAGAATAGAAGACACAGACAGTAACCGCTTTGTACCCGGTGCAGAAGAATACATCCTCGAAGCCTTCAACTGGCTCGGCATTGTGTTCGACGAAGGTGTTAGTTTCGGGGGCGACAAGGGGCCCTACCGGCAGTCGGAAAGGCGTGATATTTACAAAAAATACGTAGATATTCTCCTCGAAGAGGGTAAGGCATACATAGCGTTCGACACACCGCAGGAACTCGAGGCAAAGCGCAACGAAATAAAGAATTTTCAGTACGATGCTTCCACACGCGGCATGATGCGCAACTCGCTCACGCTGCCGAAGGAGGAAGTTGAGGCACTCATCGCAGCAGGCACGCAGTATGTCGTGCGCTTCAAGATAGAACCGGGCGAGGAGGTGCACGTAAGAGACCTCATACGTGGCGACGTGAAAATCAGTTCTTCCGTACTCGACGACAAGGTGCTCTATAAGAGTGCCGACCAACTCCCCACATACCATCTGGCTAACATCGTGGACGACCACCTGATGGAGATAAGCCATGTGATACGTGGCGAAGAGTGGTTGCCGAGCGCACCGCTGCATGTGTTGCTCTACCGCGCCTTCGGATGGGAAGATACCATGCCGCAGTTCGCACACCTGTCATTGCTGCTCAAACCCGACGGCAAAGGAAAACTGTCGAAGCGTGACGGCGACCGGCTCGGATTTCCCGTCTTCCCGCTCCTGTGGAAAGACCCCAAGACGGGAGAAGAGTCGCGCGGATACCGTGAGGACGGCTATCTGCCGGAGGCGGTCATCAATTTCCTCGCCCTATTGGGATGGAACCCGGGCACGGATCAGGAAATCCTGTCTATGGAAGAACTGATCAACCAGTTCGACATCACGAAATGTTCGAAGGCAGGTGCAAAATTTGATTATGTGAAAGGACAGTGGTTCAACCACGAATATATCCTGCAAAAGCCCGACGCAGAACTCATGCCCCATTTCCAGAAAATACTGAAAGAAAATGGCATAGAAGTGCCCGACGAACGTGCACAGAAGGTGGTGGAACTCATGAAGAGCCGTGTGAATTTCATCAAGGAGTTGTGGCCCCTGTGCAGTTTCTTCTTCGAGGCACCGACGACCTACGACGAGAAGACCACACGCAAGCGCTGGAAAGCGCACAGTCCGAAGCAGATGTCGGAACTGCTGGAGGTGGTACGTGAGATAGACGATTTCTCCATCGAAAATCAGGAAGCAGTGGTTCATGGCTGGATAGAACAGAAAGAATACAAGATGGGCGATGTGATGAATGCATGGCGCCTGATGCTCGTGGGCGAAGGAAAAGGTCCGGGCATGTTCGACATCACGGCCTTCCTCGGGAAGGAAGAGACCCTCAGCCGAATGGAAAAGGCACTGAAAGAACTACCGGCAGCACCAACTGAATAA
- a CDS encoding 3-deoxy-D-manno-octulosonic acid transferase, whose amino-acid sequence MYSFIIFLYALAVYIVAFFGHKKARKMVRGQMKTWHKLKYRIDKNEKYIWFHAASLGEFEQGRPLIERIKKEHPEKKILLTFFSPSGYEVRKDYPYADVVCYLPFDTKISAKAFLHYVKLEKVFFIKYEFWRNYITQLKKKNVPIYSVSSIFRRKQIFFRWYGWWYKYMLRRFTHFFVQDERSKELLATLGVNQVTVMGDTRFDRVIDIMKASKEFPLVDKFTYRAENQKKNQTDIEKYDDKFPVLVCGSTWPVDEEFIIPYFNRNFRMKMVLAPHVVSEEHLQQIEQKLTRPSVRYTKASKEEIDKAECLIIDCYGLLSSVYRYATVAYVGGGFGVGIHNVPEAAVYGIPVIIGPNNEKFREAQQLLEIGGCKEVNNAREFEKLLDTFFAHPELKKRAGEAAGNYIMDHAGAAEKIYRFVFQSEEEKD is encoded by the coding sequence ATGTACTCATTTATCATATTCCTATATGCCCTGGCTGTTTATATAGTTGCGTTTTTTGGCCACAAGAAAGCCCGAAAGATGGTACGGGGCCAAATGAAAACCTGGCACAAACTGAAATACCGGATTGACAAGAACGAAAAGTACATCTGGTTTCATGCTGCATCGCTCGGGGAGTTTGAACAGGGAAGACCACTCATCGAGCGAATAAAGAAAGAGCACCCGGAAAAGAAAATACTGCTCACTTTCTTTTCACCAAGCGGATATGAGGTGAGAAAGGACTATCCGTACGCCGACGTAGTGTGTTACCTGCCGTTCGATACAAAAATAAGCGCAAAAGCTTTCTTGCATTATGTGAAACTCGAAAAGGTTTTCTTCATCAAATACGAGTTTTGGCGCAACTACATCACACAGCTCAAAAAGAAAAACGTACCCATCTACAGTGTCAGTTCCATCTTCAGGCGTAAGCAGATTTTCTTCCGCTGGTATGGCTGGTGGTACAAATATATGCTCCGTCGGTTTACGCATTTCTTTGTGCAGGACGAGCGCAGCAAGGAACTTTTGGCTACTCTCGGCGTGAACCAGGTTACGGTAATGGGCGACACGCGATTCGACCGTGTCATCGACATCATGAAAGCCTCAAAAGAGTTTCCATTGGTGGATAAATTTACATACAGGGCAGAAAATCAGAAGAAAAACCAGACTGACATAGAGAAATACGACGACAAATTTCCAGTCTTGGTCTGCGGCAGCACATGGCCGGTCGATGAGGAATTCATCATACCTTATTTCAACAGGAACTTCAGAATGAAAATGGTGCTGGCACCTCATGTGGTCAGCGAAGAGCACCTCCAGCAAATAGAACAAAAACTCACACGCCCGTCCGTGAGATACACCAAAGCATCGAAGGAAGAGATAGACAAGGCGGAATGCCTCATCATCGACTGCTACGGCTTGCTCTCGAGTGTGTACAGATATGCTACAGTGGCTTACGTAGGCGGAGGCTTCGGGGTAGGCATACACAATGTGCCCGAGGCAGCAGTGTATGGCATACCGGTCATTATAGGACCAAACAATGAGAAGTTCCGCGAAGCGCAGCAACTGCTTGAAATAGGAGGATGTAAGGAGGTTAACAACGCCAGAGAATTTGAAAAATTGCTCGATACATTCTTTGCACACCCGGAACTCAAAAAGAGGGCGGGCGAGGCTGCCGGAAACTACATTATGGATCATGCCGGAGCAGCAGAAAAGATTTATCGCTTCGTGTTCCAATCAGAGGAAGAAAAGGATTGA
- a CDS encoding MalY/PatB family protein gives MTKKYNFDEIISREGSGDYKNGALLRLFGRTDLIPMWVADMDWATPPFIVDALKKRMEHPIFGYTLTPRNMWTVVRKWIREHHQWDVPEEWMTYIPGIVKGIGMAINVFLKEDEKVIIQPPVYHPFRLTPEGNRREVVFNPLKELPNGSYAMDFDNLEQVCDEKCKMLILSNPHNPAGIVWDIETLQTLAHFCASRGILVISDEIHCDMVLTGHKHLPFAAVSEEAAQCSITFGAPSKTFNIAGIVSSYAIVPNDELRKKFYEWLEANELNEPTIFSPIATIAAFGQGEEWRQEMLQYVEENIKLVVDYCAQHLPKIKPLVPDASFLVWLDCRDMGLDHDALIDFFVNKARLALNDGEMFGPGGEGHMRMNVAAPRCVILKALEQLKEVY, from the coding sequence ATGACGAAAAAGTATAATTTTGACGAGATAATTTCGCGCGAAGGAAGTGGCGACTACAAAAACGGCGCACTCCTTCGCCTTTTTGGTCGCACGGACCTCATACCGATGTGGGTGGCTGACATGGATTGGGCTACACCGCCTTTCATCGTTGATGCACTGAAAAAACGCATGGAGCACCCCATATTCGGCTATACCCTTACGCCGCGCAACATGTGGACCGTCGTACGCAAGTGGATACGCGAACATCATCAGTGGGATGTGCCGGAAGAATGGATGACGTATATACCGGGCATAGTGAAAGGAATAGGCATGGCAATCAATGTCTTTCTGAAAGAAGACGAGAAAGTCATCATCCAACCACCCGTTTACCACCCGTTCCGACTCACACCCGAAGGCAACAGGCGCGAGGTGGTGTTCAACCCGCTGAAAGAACTGCCGAACGGCTCATACGCCATGGATTTTGACAACTTGGAGCAAGTGTGCGACGAAAAATGCAAGATGCTCATCCTCTCCAACCCACACAACCCTGCCGGCATCGTGTGGGACATAGAAACCTTGCAAACCCTGGCGCATTTCTGTGCTTCGAGGGGCATACTTGTCATTAGCGATGAAATCCATTGCGACATGGTGCTGACCGGACATAAACACCTGCCATTTGCTGCAGTGAGCGAGGAGGCAGCACAATGTAGCATCACTTTCGGAGCACCCTCTAAAACGTTCAACATAGCAGGAATAGTCAGTTCATACGCCATAGTGCCCAACGACGAGTTGCGCAAGAAGTTCTATGAATGGCTCGAAGCCAACGAACTCAACGAACCCACCATCTTCTCGCCAATAGCCACCATTGCAGCCTTCGGGCAGGGTGAAGAATGGAGACAGGAAATGCTGCAGTATGTGGAAGAAAACATAAAATTGGTGGTGGACTACTGTGCGCAGCACCTGCCGAAGATAAAACCACTCGTGCCTGATGCATCCTTTCTTGTATGGCTCGACTGTCGCGACATGGGGCTTGACCACGATGCACTCATCGACTTTTTTGTGAACAAAGCCCGTCTGGCGCTCAACGATGGCGAAATGTTCGGACCTGGCGGAGAAGGACACATGCGCATGAATGTGGCAGCACCAAGGTGTGTGATATTAAAAGCACTCGAACAACTGAAAGAGGTGTATTAA
- a CDS encoding AlkZ-related protein: MIQSMQDVEKMAMKWGFLPFFECGIRGMSIAEHTPPELWFSDDVDGPWEWKGPLIGQGSLVYGKFFDKKAGFVSLEWVGHLINYRRAKAVAPLTPKEKEVYDCIVGHQVLLSKELKKRCGFVNPRLPRQNQLEKIIMKEVKPPRKKAKGESFDGILTRLQMSLRVCIADFRYNYDKNGKRYGWGVAEYTTPELMYGDEIIMPSCSPEESYRRMFLQIIQKFPYATEESVSRLLKF; encoded by the coding sequence ATGATACAAAGCATGCAAGATGTTGAAAAAATGGCGATGAAATGGGGTTTTTTGCCTTTTTTTGAATGTGGAATCAGGGGAATGTCCATAGCAGAGCATACACCGCCCGAACTATGGTTTTCCGACGATGTGGATGGTCCCTGGGAATGGAAAGGACCGCTCATAGGGCAAGGTTCCCTGGTATACGGGAAATTCTTCGATAAAAAGGCAGGATTTGTCAGTCTGGAATGGGTCGGTCATCTCATCAACTATCGCCGCGCAAAGGCTGTTGCACCACTGACACCAAAAGAAAAAGAAGTGTATGACTGTATAGTCGGCCATCAGGTGCTGCTGTCAAAAGAACTCAAAAAACGCTGCGGCTTCGTCAACCCTCGGTTACCTCGTCAAAATCAGTTAGAGAAAATCATCATGAAGGAGGTGAAACCGCCACGAAAGAAAGCAAAGGGCGAGTCCTTCGATGGTATTCTTACTCGCTTGCAAATGTCTCTTCGTGTATGCATAGCCGATTTTCGGTATAATTACGATAAAAACGGGAAAAGATACGGATGGGGAGTGGCAGAATATACCACCCCCGAACTGATGTATGGCGATGAAATAATTATGCCAAGTTGCAGTCCGGAGGAGTCCTATCGAAGAATGTTTTTGCAAATCATTCAAAAATTTCCGTATGCCACAGAAGAATCTGTCAGCCGCCTTTTGAAATTTTAA